The following coding sequences lie in one Polluticoccus soli genomic window:
- a CDS encoding FKBP-type peptidyl-prolyl cis-trans isomerase: MTNRFVPVAMLSVAVLGFGACKSGGSYKKTKEGLEYNIIKDEKGDRKPIVGDVVAMHITIRYKDDKTDTVLLRSRDINSGQPAEFVLGPAQFKGAWEEGITMLTAGDSASFRVPVDSIKKASGGQMPPFMKDGQKIQYDVVLVSVKSQAEAEQQMKSNAGKQAETDDRIIQEYLTKNNITAQKTASGLYYVVEKEGTGATPQKGQAVSVNYTGKTLDGKPFDSNVDPQFQHTDPFQFNVGQGMVIPGWDEGIMLLKKGSKAKLFVPSPLAYGPQGNGPIAPNSVLLFDVELLDIK, encoded by the coding sequence ATGACAAATCGTTTCGTACCCGTTGCCATGCTGAGCGTGGCTGTTTTAGGTTTTGGCGCCTGCAAAAGCGGCGGCAGCTATAAAAAGACCAAAGAAGGACTTGAATACAATATAATAAAAGACGAAAAAGGCGACCGCAAACCTATCGTGGGCGATGTGGTAGCTATGCACATCACCATCCGTTACAAAGACGACAAGACCGATACGGTGCTGCTGAGAAGCCGCGACATCAACAGCGGCCAACCTGCAGAATTCGTACTGGGCCCTGCGCAGTTCAAAGGTGCATGGGAAGAAGGTATCACCATGCTGACTGCCGGTGATAGCGCATCTTTCCGCGTACCGGTTGATTCGATCAAAAAAGCCAGCGGCGGTCAAATGCCTCCGTTCATGAAAGACGGTCAGAAGATCCAGTATGACGTTGTCCTGGTGTCTGTAAAATCTCAGGCAGAGGCAGAACAGCAAATGAAATCTAACGCTGGCAAACAAGCCGAGACTGACGACCGCATCATCCAGGAGTATTTAACAAAAAATAACATTACTGCTCAAAAAACGGCATCAGGCTTGTACTATGTTGTTGAAAAAGAAGGCACTGGAGCAACACCTCAAAAAGGCCAGGCAGTAAGCGTTAACTATACAGGTAAGACACTGGACGGAAAACCATTCGACTCGAATGTTGATCCACAGTTCCAGCATACAGACCCTTTCCAGTTCAACGTTGGCCAGGGCATGGTGATACCGGGTTGGGATGAAGGCATCATGTTGCTTAAAAAAGGCAGCAAAGCAAAATTGTTTGTACCTTCTCCCCTCGCTTACGGTCCACAAGGCAATGGCCCGATAGCGCCAAACTCAGTTCTGTTGTTTGACGTAGAACTGCTGGACATTAAATAG
- a CDS encoding FKBP-type peptidyl-prolyl cis-trans isomerase yields the protein MKKLLVLGLIGCTATAAYAQKNKKQADKAPVVAANDGFTKTPNNLEYKIVRDIKEGMTPKVGDYLELHIRVSANGTSVGDTLLYDSRAVMDNKPVPYQLPAPSFKGDLPEGLMLLTAGDSAVFRMVADSIPMGDQKPTWFRGGTGQKIIYNISMVSVKTQEQMMKDQETASAAQKGIDDKIIADYLAKNNIKAQKTASGLYYKIDKPGAGENAKAGQKVTVNYTGKTLDGKTFDSNVDPAFQHVQPFSFVLGMGQVIKGWDEGVALLKKGGKGTLYIPSTLAYGSQGAGGAIKPNTVLMFDVEVTDIAAQ from the coding sequence ATGAAAAAGCTTCTCGTTCTCGGCCTTATCGGCTGTACTGCCACTGCGGCGTACGCTCAGAAAAACAAAAAACAAGCAGATAAAGCACCTGTCGTTGCCGCAAACGACGGTTTCACAAAAACTCCCAACAACCTGGAGTATAAAATAGTTCGCGACATAAAAGAAGGCATGACGCCGAAAGTGGGCGACTACCTGGAACTGCACATCAGGGTATCGGCAAACGGTACATCTGTAGGCGATACACTGCTGTACGATAGCAGGGCGGTTATGGATAACAAGCCTGTCCCTTACCAACTGCCGGCTCCGTCTTTCAAAGGCGACCTGCCAGAAGGTCTGATGCTGCTTACTGCTGGCGACAGTGCTGTATTCCGCATGGTGGCGGACAGCATACCTATGGGCGACCAAAAACCAACATGGTTCAGGGGCGGTACAGGGCAAAAGATCATCTATAACATCTCGATGGTGTCTGTAAAAACACAGGAGCAGATGATGAAAGACCAGGAAACTGCTTCGGCTGCGCAAAAAGGCATCGATGACAAGATCATCGCTGACTACCTGGCTAAAAACAACATCAAAGCACAAAAAACTGCTTCTGGCCTGTACTATAAAATAGACAAGCCGGGTGCTGGCGAAAACGCTAAGGCTGGCCAGAAAGTAACTGTGAACTACACAGGTAAAACACTGGATGGCAAAACATTTGACTCTAACGTTGATCCTGCTTTCCAACACGTACAACCATTCTCATTCGTATTGGGTATGGGCCAGGTGATCAAAGGCTGGGACGAAGGTGTTGCGCTGCTGAAAAAAGGCGGCAAAGGTACCCTGTACATCCCTTCTACACTGGCTTACGGCTCACAAGGCGCTGGTGGTGCTATCAAACCAAACACTGTGCTGATGTTTGATGTAGAAGTAACTGACATCGCAGCCCAATAA